A stretch of DNA from Bacillota bacterium:
CAGCGTGCTGCGCCACCGCGCCGGCGGCCCCGTCGGCTCCATCGGCTACCCGCTCCTCCTCTACGACGTGCGCGTGATCGACGAGGAGGGGCGCGAGCTTCCCGACGGCCAGATCGGCGAGCTGGTGGTGAAGAGCCCCTGCAACATGCTGGGCTACTTCCGGAACCCCGAGGCGACGGCGGCCGCCCGGCACGGCGACTACCTGGGCGTGGGCGACCTGGGCTACCGCGATCCGGCCACGGGCCTTCTCTACATGGTCGACAGGAAGTCGGACCGGATCATCACCAGCGGCGAGAAGGTCTACCCTTCCGAGGTGGAGGAGGTGCTGGCCCGCCATCCCGACGTCGCCTTCGCCGCCGTGGTCGGCCTGCCCGACGAGCGGCGCGGCCAGGCCGTGGCCGCCTTCGTCCAGCTGCGCGCGGAGACCGCCCGTCCGGCCGAGCAGGTGCAGGCCGAGCTGGAGGCGCTCTGCCGCGAGCACCTGGCGGACTACAAGCGGCCGCGCCTCTACCGCTTCGTGCCGGAGCTGCCGCTGGGCCCCACGGGCAAGGTGCTGCGCCGCGCCGTGGCCGCTCTGGCCGCCGGCGGGGGCGATGGGAACGGTTGAGGCGGAGCGGATCTTCACCGGCGCCCGCCTGGTGGACCCGGGGCAGGCGCGCACCGCGGCGGCGCCCGCCCACCGGCCGGCGGCGGAGGCTCCGGCGGCGCTGGCCGTGGCCGGCGGGCGGATCCTGGCCGCGGGGCCGGCCGGGGAGGTGCTGGGCCTGCGCGGGCCGCGCACCGAGGTGGTCGACCTGGAGGGCGCCTGGCTCCTGCCCGGCCTGATCGACAGCCACGCCCACCTGCTGGCGCTGGGCCTGGCCGCGCAGGAGCTGGACCTCTCCGACAGCCGCTCGCCGGAGGAGCTGGAGAGCCGCCTGCGCCGCTACGCCGCGGAGCATCCGGAGCTCCCCTGGATCACGGGCCGCGGCTGGGACGAGAGCCGCTGGCCGGAGCGGCGCCTGCCGCGGGCGGAGGAGCTGGACCGCGCCGTGGCCGACCGCCCGGTGGTCCTGGAGCGGGTCTGCGGTCACGGCGCCGTCCTCAACGGCGAGGCGCTCCGGCGGAGCGGCCTGGCCGGGAGCTCCGGCGACCCGCCGGGCGGCCGGGTCGACCGCGACGCGCACGGCCGGCCGCTGGGCACGGTCTGGGACGCCGCCCTGGAGCGGGTGCGCGCCCTCCTCCCGCCGCCCTCCGAGGAACGGGTGCTGCGGGCGATGCGCTGGGCGCTCCGCCGCGCGCGGGAGCTCGGCTTGACGCAGGTGCACAGCGAGGACTTGGGCGCGCTGGGCGCTGCCGGACTCGAGTCGCCGCGGCGCCTGCTGGAGCTCTGGCGCCGGGCGCTCGGAGCGCCGGAGGGCCGCGCCGCCTCCGCGCCGCCGCTCCGCCTCGCCCTCCTCCTCCGCCAGGAGGCGCTGGAGCGGATCGCCGCCGAGGGCCTCACCCTGGGGAGCGGCGACGAGGCCCTCTGGGTGGCGGGCGTCAAGTTCTTCGCCGACGGGGCGCTGGGCGGGCGGACGGCCTGGCTCGGCCGGCCCTACGCCGACGCGCCCGGATGGAGCGGCCTCGCCGCCATGCCGCCCGGGCTCCTGGCGGAGCGCGCCGCGGAGGCGGCCCGGCTGGGCCTGCCGCCGGTGGTCCATGCCATCGGCGACGCGGCCGTCGACGCCGCCCTGGCCGCGCTGGAGCGGGCGCGGCCGGCCCTGGCGGCCGCCCGAGGCCGCCCGCGGCCGCGCTTCCGCATCGTCCACGCCCAGGTGCTCCGCCCCGACCAGCTGCCCCGCCTGGCGCGGGAGGAGCTGGTGCTCGACATCCAGCCGGGCTTCGTGGCGACGGACTCGGCCTGGGCGGAGGCCCGCCTCGGCGCGGAGCGGCTGGGCGCGGCCTATGCCTGGAGGAGCCTCCTCGACGCCGGCGTCCGCCTGGCCGGCGGCTCCGACGCGCCGGTGGAGAGCCTCGACCCGCTGGCCGCCGTCGAGGCGGCGGTGCGCCGCCCGCGGGCGGGAGACGGCGCGCCCTGGCGGCCCGAGGAAGCGCTCACCCGGGCGGAGGCCTTCTCCCTCTACACCGAGGGCGGGGCCTGGGCGGCGGGACTGGAGGACCGCTTCGGACGCCTCGTGCCCGGTTTCGCCGCCGACCTGACGCTGCTCGCCTTCGACCCGCTCCGCGATCCCGTCCCGGCTCGCGGCGGCGTCCTGGGCACCGTCGTCGCCGGCCGCCCGGGAGAGGGGCTCCCGTGAGCGGCGCCGCGGCGCGCCGCCCACCCCTTCTGCCGGCGCTCCTCCTGGCGGCCGTCCTGGCCGGAGCCTGCGGCCTGCCCGCCCCCGCCGCCGGCGGGCCCGCGGTCCGGCCGCTGCCGTCGCGGCCGCTCGAGCCGGCGCGGATCGCCCCCTTCCCCGGGCCGCTCGACCTGGCGCGCGACGGGAGCGCCCTCTGGGTGACGCCCGCCGGCGACGTCTACGTCCAGGAAGGAAGCGGCGCCCGCGCGGCACCCCGCTTCGTGGCGCGCGGCTGGCGCGCCGCCTTCTGGTACCGGGGCGGCCTGGGTATCGTCGGCCTGCGGTCGCGGGGGGAAAGCTTCCAGGTGGTCTACCGCCTTCCCGGCGGCGGCCAGGAGACGCTGGGGACGACCGACGCGCCGGCGCAGGTGCAGGTGACCGCCGGCGGATGGGTGGCCTGGCCGCTGGCGGGCGACCTGGAGATGGCCGACCCGGTGACGGAGAGCCGCAGCCGCCGGCCCGGCTTGCTGCGCGGCGCGGAGCGCTTCCGCCTGGCTCCCGACGGGCGCCAGGTGGCGCTGGCGCGGGCGGGGCGGCTGGAGCGGGTGACGCTGACGCCGGCCGGGCGGGGCTCCGGCCCGGAGGCGGAGACGCTGGGCCCGCTGGCCGGGGCGGCGGCCTTCGCCTGGTCGGCGGATGGCCGCTGGCTGGCCTGGGCGGCGCCGGCGGGCGGCGGGGAAGGCGGCTTCGACCTCCGCCTCTACGACGCCAGGCGGCACCGTCAGCGGCCTCTCTGGCGCCCGCCGGCCGGCGCGGCGGGGGCGGGCGGCGCGGCCGCGGTGGCGGCTCTCCACTGGTTGCCGGGGCGCCCGCTCCTCCTGGTGGAGACCGGCGGCGGGAGCGCGGCCGGCGGACGGCTCTACTGGCTGGTCGATCTGGCGGGGCGGGCCCGGCGACTCCCCTTCGGCGGCGGGGAGGCCTGGCCGCTGCCCGACGGGAGCGGCTTCCTCTTCGCCGGCCCGCCGCGCGGGCCGGCGGGCCGGGCGGAGGGGCAGCCCGGCGTCTGGGCGGTTCGCCTGGGCGGCTCCGGCTGAGCGGTCGGCCCGCTGCGCGGCCGTTGCCGAGCCCGGGCCGCAGGGCTATGCTGGAGATACCCGATACGGCATGGGGGTAGGTATCGGGCGAAGCGCGGGACGCTCTGTCCGGGAGGACCGGAGGCGCGACGCGCGGCGAGGGCGGGTGAGAGACTTTGGCGACGGAGTTCCGGCTGCGGAAGGCCCCGGGCGGCGACGAGGGCGGGCAGGGCGAAGGCCTCGCCCGGGTGACGCTGGACATCGAGGGCATGACCTGCGCCATGTGCGTGGCCACCATCACCGAGGGGCTGGAGGAGCTGCCCGGGACGCACTCGGTGCACGTCAACCTGGCCACGGAGAAAGCGAGCGTGGTCTACGACCCGCAGAAGGTTGACGTACCGGCGATGATCGCGGCCGTCCGCGACCGCGGCTACGACGTGCGCACGGCCAAGGTGAAGCTGGAGATCGAGGGCATGACCTGCTCCACCTGCGTCCGGACCAACGAGGAGGCGCTGCGCTCGCTGCCCGGCATCGTCGACGCACGCGTCAACCTGGCGAGCAACACCGCCTACGTCGAGTACAGCCCGTCGGCGGTCTCGCCCGAGGAGATGGTGCGTGCCATCCGCGAGGTGGGGTACGACGCCCGCCCGGTGACCGAGCCGGGCGCGGCGGGCGAGGGCGAGAGCGTCCAGGAGCGGGAGATCCGCCGCTGGCGGCGCCTGCTCTGGATCGGCGCGCTCTTCTCGGCGCCGCTCCTCCTGGCCATGATCGGCCACGCGCTGGGCGTGGAGGATCAGCCCTGGATGCGCCTGCTCGGCAACCCCTGGCTCCAGTGGGCGCTGGCCAGTATCGTCCAGTTCGGGCCCGGCTGGACTTTCTACCGCGACGCCTACTACAACCTGAAGCACCTGAACGCCAACATGGCGGTGCTGGTGGCGGTGGGGACGAGTGCCGCCTACGGCTACAGCGTCGTCGGGCTCTTCGACGCGGCCGTCGCCCGGACCGGCTTCTACTTCGAGGTCAGCGCCATCCTGATCACGCTGGTGATCGTCGGCAAGCTGCTCGAGGCCATC
This window harbors:
- a CDS encoding amidohydrolase, whose protein sequence is MGTVEAERIFTGARLVDPGQARTAAAPAHRPAAEAPAALAVAGGRILAAGPAGEVLGLRGPRTEVVDLEGAWLLPGLIDSHAHLLALGLAAQELDLSDSRSPEELESRLRRYAAEHPELPWITGRGWDESRWPERRLPRAEELDRAVADRPVVLERVCGHGAVLNGEALRRSGLAGSSGDPPGGRVDRDAHGRPLGTVWDAALERVRALLPPPSEERVLRAMRWALRRARELGLTQVHSEDLGALGAAGLESPRRLLELWRRALGAPEGRAASAPPLRLALLLRQEALERIAAEGLTLGSGDEALWVAGVKFFADGALGGRTAWLGRPYADAPGWSGLAAMPPGLLAERAAEAARLGLPPVVHAIGDAAVDAALAALERARPALAAARGRPRPRFRIVHAQVLRPDQLPRLAREELVLDIQPGFVATDSAWAEARLGAERLGAAYAWRSLLDAGVRLAGGSDAPVESLDPLAAVEAAVRRPRAGDGAPWRPEEALTRAEAFSLYTEGGAWAAGLEDRFGRLVPGFAADLTLLAFDPLRDPVPARGGVLGTVVAGRPGEGLP